A genome region from Sphingobium sp. CR2-8 includes the following:
- the dnaA gene encoding chromosomal replication initiator protein DnaA, translating to MKDVVRVVGWQDGDVGQADAGLESAWTGIRAGLRRDVGARMFDQWLKPVRLGDYCPDSQTLDLLVSSDFSANFVSGQFGDRLRMAWRSAGVGVREVRLRRAPDATGPRLLEVTPVETPVAPANDAPTVAIASNFLPRHGFADFIIGETNRLACSAAQAMAGEATPRFSPLFIHGGTGQGKTHLLHAIARAFSAHSPSHAVLYMSAERFMMEFVNAMRANETMAFKGRLRAARLLLIDDIQFIAGKGSTQEEFLHTINDLIDSGARIVVTADRAPQMLESIDPRILSRLAGGLVADIQPAGLDLRLAILESKRAVAGDPPVPDAVIDFLARSIRSNVRELEGAFNKLVAYGQLTGRSIDLDFAQSMLADAVRANARRITVDEIQKACAAHFKIDPSEMRSKRRARAVARPRQVAMYLAKKMTPRSLPEIGRIFGGRDHSTVIHAVRTIEQLRESNPDMDADVRALQRLLEG from the coding sequence ATGAAGGATGTTGTGCGCGTGGTTGGCTGGCAGGACGGAGATGTGGGTCAGGCGGACGCCGGCCTGGAATCCGCCTGGACCGGCATTCGCGCCGGCCTGCGCCGCGATGTCGGCGCACGGATGTTCGACCAGTGGCTCAAGCCCGTGCGCCTGGGCGACTATTGCCCCGATTCGCAGACGCTCGACCTGCTGGTCTCTAGCGATTTCAGCGCGAACTTCGTGTCCGGCCAGTTCGGCGACCGCCTGCGCATGGCGTGGCGCAGCGCCGGGGTCGGCGTGCGTGAGGTGCGTCTGCGCCGCGCCCCCGACGCGACCGGGCCGCGCCTGCTGGAAGTCACGCCGGTCGAAACGCCGGTTGCGCCTGCGAACGACGCGCCGACCGTCGCCATCGCCTCCAATTTCCTGCCGCGCCATGGCTTTGCCGATTTCATCATCGGCGAAACCAACCGGCTGGCCTGTTCCGCCGCGCAGGCAATGGCAGGCGAAGCCACGCCACGTTTCAGCCCGCTCTTCATTCATGGCGGCACCGGGCAGGGCAAGACGCACCTGCTCCATGCCATCGCGCGCGCCTTTTCGGCCCATTCGCCTTCGCACGCGGTCCTCTACATGTCGGCCGAACGCTTCATGATGGAATTTGTGAATGCGATGCGGGCCAATGAAACGATGGCGTTCAAGGGGCGCCTGCGCGCCGCCCGCCTGCTGCTGATCGACGATATCCAGTTCATCGCGGGCAAGGGATCGACGCAGGAGGAGTTCCTCCACACGATCAACGACCTGATCGACAGCGGTGCGCGCATCGTCGTGACCGCCGATCGCGCGCCCCAGATGCTCGAATCGATCGATCCGCGCATCCTCTCGCGCCTGGCCGGTGGTCTGGTCGCCGACATCCAGCCCGCAGGGCTCGACCTGCGCCTCGCCATCCTCGAATCGAAGCGGGCGGTGGCGGGTGATCCGCCGGTGCCCGACGCCGTCATCGACTTCCTCGCCCGATCGATCCGATCCAATGTGCGCGAACTGGAAGGGGCGTTCAACAAGCTGGTCGCCTATGGGCAGCTGACCGGCCGCTCGATCGACCTCGATTTCGCGCAGAGCATGCTGGCCGACGCGGTGCGCGCCAATGCCCGCCGCATTACGGTCGATGAAATCCAGAAGGCCTGCGCCGCCCATTTCAAGATCGATCCGTCCGAAATGCGCTCCAAGCGCCGCGCCCGCGCGGTCGCCCGCCCGCGTCAGGTGGCGATGTATCTGGCCAAGAAGATGACGCCGCGCTCGCTGCCGGAGATCGGTCGCATCTTCGGCGGTCGCGATCACAGCACGGTGATCCACGCCGTCCGCACGATCGAACAGTTGCGCGAAAGCAATCCCGACATGGATGCCGACGTCCGCGCGCTCCAGCGCCTGCTGGAGGGGTAA